In Marinimicrobium koreense, the following are encoded in one genomic region:
- the ribD gene encoding bifunctional diaminohydroxyphosphoribosylaminopyrimidine deaminase/5-amino-6-(5-phosphoribosylamino)uracil reductase RibD has translation MPLSDLDSQLMARALRLAERGLYTTTPNPRVGCVIALGGEPIAEGWHQRAGEAHAEVNALAKAGERARGATAYVTLEPCNHTGRTGPCSQALIDAGISRVVFGMEDPNPKVSGEGLERLRAAGVEVDGPLLEEDARALNPGFIKRMERGLPWVRCKLAMSLDGRTAMASGESKWVTGRRAREDVQRLRARSCAIISGIDTVLMDQAALTVRADELKLDNAAAIAERQPLRVVLDSRGRMTPDAPLLQHPGPVLLVHCGETANTGWPAQVETLALAGRDGRIDLTALLRELARREYNEVLVESGATLAGAFLGQGLLDEMIVYMAPKLLGSNARPLFQLPLDSMAAQLPLKIHDIRAVGHDWRITASPDPEG, from the coding sequence ATGCCCCTATCGGACCTCGACAGCCAGTTGATGGCGCGCGCCCTGCGTTTGGCTGAGCGCGGCCTTTACACCACCACGCCCAATCCACGGGTGGGCTGCGTGATCGCCCTCGGGGGTGAACCAATCGCCGAGGGTTGGCACCAGCGGGCGGGCGAAGCTCACGCCGAAGTCAACGCCTTGGCGAAGGCCGGTGAACGGGCCCGAGGGGCGACAGCGTATGTCACCCTGGAGCCCTGCAACCATACCGGTCGCACCGGTCCCTGCAGTCAGGCGCTGATCGATGCGGGTATCTCCCGGGTGGTTTTCGGGATGGAGGACCCCAACCCGAAGGTCTCCGGAGAGGGGCTGGAGCGACTGCGTGCCGCCGGTGTTGAGGTGGACGGTCCGCTGCTGGAGGAGGATGCCCGGGCGTTGAATCCGGGCTTTATCAAGCGCATGGAGCGCGGACTGCCCTGGGTGCGCTGCAAATTGGCCATGAGCCTGGACGGTCGCACCGCCATGGCCAGCGGCGAAAGTAAATGGGTGACTGGCCGCCGGGCCCGGGAAGACGTGCAGCGCCTGCGCGCCCGCAGTTGCGCGATCATCAGCGGCATCGATACCGTGCTGATGGACCAGGCCGCCCTGACCGTGCGCGCGGACGAATTGAAACTGGATAATGCAGCAGCGATTGCCGAGCGCCAACCGCTGCGAGTGGTCCTCGATTCCCGGGGCCGAATGACTCCCGATGCCCCGCTGCTTCAGCACCCGGGGCCGGTGCTGCTGGTTCACTGTGGTGAAACCGCCAATACCGGTTGGCCGGCGCAGGTGGAAACCCTCGCGCTGGCGGGCCGTGACGGGCGCATTGATCTGACCGCGCTACTGCGCGAGCTGGCCCGGCGGGAGTACAACGAAGTCTTGGTGGAGTCCGGGGCGACCCTGGCGGGTGCGTTTCTGGGGCAGGGGCTGCTCGATGAGATGATCGTCTACATGGCACCCAAGCTGCTCGGCAGCAACGCCCGGCCTTTGTTTCAGCTGCCACTGGATTCCATGGCGGCCCAGTTGCCGCTGAAAATTCACGACATCCGGGCCGTAGGCCACGATTGGCGCATTACCGCCAGCCCGGATCCGGAAGGTTGA
- the thiL gene encoding thiamine-phosphate kinase: MGEFELIRHYFQQHSAESTPASVLLGVGDDAALLQPPAGEALAVSVDTLVSGVHFPDDAPAEEIAQRALRVNLSDLAAMGATPLWFTLALTLPEASDDWLRDFSRGLFEVAEAYGISLVGGDTTKGPLTITVQVMGSVAPGLALRRDGASAGDYVLVTHTLGDSAAGLASLQGRLEKAVSEDVSAYLQERYWRPTPRLEAAAQLAGIASAALDISDGLLADLGHICAASDLSAELFIEELPLSPALQNATSQDQARQWALTGGDDYELCFTVPESRMPELGALIGTGALQATVVGRLGTGSGVHCTLHGEPYDSQQSGYTHF, translated from the coding sequence ATGGGTGAATTCGAACTGATCCGCCACTACTTCCAACAACACAGCGCCGAGTCCACCCCGGCGTCGGTGCTGTTGGGCGTGGGCGACGATGCCGCCTTGCTGCAACCCCCGGCGGGAGAAGCGCTGGCGGTCTCGGTCGATACCCTGGTCAGCGGCGTTCACTTTCCGGACGATGCGCCCGCGGAGGAAATCGCCCAGCGGGCCCTGCGGGTCAACCTCAGCGACCTGGCGGCCATGGGGGCGACACCGCTCTGGTTTACCCTGGCGCTGACCCTCCCCGAGGCCTCCGATGACTGGCTGCGGGATTTCAGCCGCGGCCTGTTCGAAGTGGCCGAGGCTTATGGTATTTCTCTGGTCGGCGGCGATACCACCAAGGGGCCGCTGACCATTACCGTTCAGGTGATGGGCTCGGTAGCGCCGGGGCTGGCCCTGCGTCGGGACGGCGCCAGTGCCGGGGATTATGTGCTGGTCACCCACACGCTGGGAGACTCTGCCGCGGGCCTGGCGAGCCTGCAAGGGCGTCTGGAAAAGGCGGTCAGTGAGGATGTCAGCGCCTACTTGCAGGAGCGCTATTGGCGACCCACGCCCCGGCTGGAAGCCGCCGCGCAACTCGCGGGTATCGCCAGTGCCGCGCTGGATATCTCCGATGGCCTGCTGGCCGATCTGGGGCATATCTGCGCGGCCAGCGACCTGAGCGCCGAACTCTTCATCGAAGAGCTGCCCCTGTCACCGGCGCTGCAAAATGCCACCAGCCAGGATCAGGCTCGCCAGTGGGCCCTGACCGGCGGCGATGATTACGAGCTGTGCTTCACGGTACCGGAGAGCCGGATGCCCGAACTGGGCGCCCTGATCGGCACCGGTGCCCTGCAGGCCACCGTAGTGGGTCGCCTTGGAACCGGTAGCGGCGTACACTGCACGCTGCACGGCGAACCCTACGATTCACAACAAAGCGGCTATACCCATTTCTGA
- the nusB gene encoding transcription antitermination factor NusB, translating into MADSKAPTPAARRKARHYAMQGLYQWQMAGANLNAIEAEFRTDNDMTNVDVDYFHELLHGVPQFLGEVEAVFTPHLQERSSDELDPVTQALLRLACYEFKYRIDVPYKVVINEAVSLAKKFGAAESHKFINGVLDKAANDIRAIEKRA; encoded by the coding sequence ATGGCCGATAGCAAAGCCCCCACACCGGCCGCTCGCCGCAAAGCGCGCCACTACGCCATGCAGGGTCTGTATCAGTGGCAGATGGCCGGCGCGAACCTCAATGCCATCGAGGCGGAGTTTCGCACTGACAACGACATGACCAACGTCGATGTCGACTACTTCCACGAGCTGCTGCACGGTGTGCCGCAGTTTCTGGGCGAAGTGGAAGCGGTATTTACGCCGCACCTGCAGGAGCGCAGCTCCGACGAGCTGGACCCGGTCACCCAGGCCCTGCTGCGCCTGGCCTGCTACGAGTTCAAATACCGGATTGATGTGCCCTATAAAGTGGTCATCAACGAAGCGGTATCCCTGGCGAAAAAGTTCGGCGCGGCAGAGAGCCACAAGTTCATCAACGGCGTGCTCGACAAGGCCGCCAACGATATCCGGGCCATCGAAAAACGCGCCTGA
- a CDS encoding riboflavin synthase: MFTGIIEAKGRVARLEPKGGDLRLLIETGDLPLADVQLGDSIATNGVCLTVVDLPGSGYWADVSGETLAYTTIGQWATGQPVNLEKALTPTTRLGGHIVSGHVDGVGEVVERHGDARSERFRIKAPDNLAKYIAHKGSITVDGTSLTVNKVEGAEFELNIVPHTLKWTIMDSYQPGTRVNLEVDVLARYLERLLLGEKAAGTSGGVTLDFLAEHGFTGR, translated from the coding sequence ATGTTTACGGGAATTATCGAAGCCAAGGGCCGCGTCGCCCGCCTCGAACCCAAAGGCGGCGATCTGCGCCTGTTGATCGAAACCGGCGATCTGCCTTTGGCGGACGTCCAGTTGGGCGACTCCATTGCCACCAACGGCGTCTGCCTGACCGTGGTGGACCTGCCGGGCAGCGGCTACTGGGCCGATGTGTCCGGGGAAACCCTGGCATACACCACCATTGGCCAGTGGGCCACCGGCCAACCGGTGAATCTGGAGAAGGCCCTGACGCCCACCACGCGCCTGGGTGGGCACATCGTCAGCGGCCACGTCGATGGGGTCGGGGAGGTGGTCGAACGCCACGGGGATGCCCGCTCCGAGCGCTTTCGCATCAAGGCGCCGGACAACCTGGCCAAATACATTGCCCATAAGGGCTCAATCACTGTGGACGGCACCAGTCTCACGGTGAACAAGGTCGAGGGGGCGGAGTTCGAGTTGAATATTGTCCCGCACACCCTAAAGTGGACCATCATGGACAGCTACCAGCCCGGCACCCGGGTCAACCTGGAGGTGGATGTGCTGGCACGCTACCTGGAACGGCTATTATTGGGAGAGAAGGCCGCCGGCACGAGCGGCGGTGTCACCCTGGATTTTCTCGCCGAGCACGGCTTCACCGGCCGTTGA
- the nrdR gene encoding transcriptional regulator NrdR has product MHCPFCGAEDTKVVDSRLVAEGDQVRRRRQCLSCNERFTTYEVAELVMPRIIKQDGTREPFDEAKLRAGLLRALEKRPVSIESIESAINQIKHFLQATGEREVPSLKVGEKVMEELRKLDEVAYVRFASVYRRFKDLNEFREEIDRLERHEPEFQEPKAHEPQDKV; this is encoded by the coding sequence ATGCACTGTCCTTTCTGCGGCGCTGAAGATACCAAAGTTGTCGATTCCCGCCTGGTGGCCGAAGGCGATCAGGTTCGTCGGCGCCGGCAATGCCTGTCCTGCAATGAGCGGTTTACTACCTACGAGGTGGCCGAGCTGGTGATGCCCCGCATCATCAAGCAGGATGGTACCCGTGAGCCTTTTGATGAAGCCAAACTTCGGGCCGGCCTGCTGCGGGCTCTGGAGAAGCGCCCGGTGAGCATCGAATCGATCGAGTCGGCCATCAACCAGATCAAGCACTTTCTCCAGGCCACCGGTGAGCGCGAAGTTCCCTCGCTGAAAGTGGGGGAAAAAGTCATGGAAGAGCTGCGCAAGCTCGACGAAGTGGCCTATGTGCGCTTCGCCTCCGTATACCGTCGCTTCAAGGACCTCAACGAATTCCGCGAGGAGATCGATCGCCTGGAGCGTCACGAGCCTGAGTTCCAGGAGCCAAAGGCCCACGAACCTCAAGACAAAGTTTAA
- a CDS encoding RICIN domain-containing protein: MALIALALATLAGCATQGDSNSSSTAERDGTFTNPLFPNGADPWLEYWDGNYYLTTTTWTAELVMRKSPTLAGLADATPVNIWSDTDPKRNANFWAFEFHRLKGPNGYRWYVMYTAGQDGTLDHQHLNVLESVGDDPMGPYEYKAPIMPDQWNIDGTYLKQDGKLYLLYSQWHGDEQLNLITEMENPWTLKEGSPKTVITRPELDWEISGRKVTEAAQILQRNGRTFMIYSASYCNTPDYKLGMLELVGDNPLNADHWKQYPEPVFQRGNGVYGPGHNGFFPSPDGTEDWLVYHGNSSVEHGCSSTRSLRAQKFTWNEDGTPNFGEPIPEGQPVQRPSGENGPLVTRIQGQHFQIVNATTDLCLDIATAPEDNRTRQAACNPNNGQWVIDPVTDGYFRIANNHDSKFLEVENCSAGDNARVQQAAWRNNACQEWSLEPGDGGHSVITNRATGKPLAVAGCSANENQSVLQQSEDSVCKQWRLQPMNEVAIISEQSGRVVSVAGEDANVEQHAWTYGDHQKWRFKPTDSGYFELSPSSADDQCLAVTDEAVVPGANLEVDECGSKTSQWGIKFLEGGAVSLVNRYTTEVVDVANCGLADGTNLALGPDLENRCQRFHLRAAN; the protein is encoded by the coding sequence ATGGCTCTGATCGCTCTGGCACTGGCCACTCTGGCCGGCTGCGCCACTCAGGGCGACTCCAATTCATCCTCCACCGCCGAGCGCGATGGAACCTTTACCAACCCGCTGTTCCCCAACGGCGCGGACCCCTGGTTGGAATACTGGGACGGTAACTACTACCTGACCACCACCACCTGGACCGCTGAGCTGGTGATGCGCAAGTCGCCGACCCTGGCGGGCCTGGCTGATGCGACCCCGGTCAACATCTGGTCCGATACCGACCCCAAACGTAACGCCAACTTCTGGGCGTTTGAGTTCCATCGCCTGAAGGGCCCCAACGGCTATCGCTGGTACGTCATGTACACCGCCGGTCAGGACGGTACTCTGGATCACCAGCACCTGAATGTGCTTGAGAGTGTGGGAGACGACCCCATGGGCCCCTACGAGTACAAGGCGCCGATCATGCCCGATCAGTGGAACATCGACGGTACCTATCTCAAGCAAGACGGCAAACTGTACCTGCTGTACTCCCAGTGGCACGGTGACGAACAGTTGAACCTGATCACCGAGATGGAAAACCCTTGGACCCTGAAGGAAGGCTCCCCCAAGACCGTTATTACCCGCCCCGAGCTGGACTGGGAAATCAGCGGCCGTAAGGTGACCGAGGCGGCGCAGATTCTTCAGCGCAATGGCCGTACCTTCATGATCTATTCTGCCAGCTACTGCAATACCCCGGACTACAAGCTGGGTATGCTCGAGTTGGTGGGCGATAACCCCCTCAACGCGGATCACTGGAAGCAGTATCCGGAGCCCGTGTTCCAGCGCGGCAATGGCGTCTACGGCCCCGGTCACAACGGCTTCTTCCCCTCGCCGGACGGCACCGAAGACTGGCTGGTGTATCACGGTAATTCCTCCGTTGAGCACGGTTGCAGCTCCACTCGCTCCCTGCGCGCCCAGAAGTTCACCTGGAACGAGGATGGCACCCCGAATTTTGGAGAGCCCATTCCCGAAGGTCAGCCGGTACAGCGCCCCTCGGGTGAAAATGGTCCGCTGGTAACCCGTATTCAGGGGCAGCACTTCCAGATCGTGAATGCCACCACCGACCTGTGCCTGGATATCGCCACCGCACCGGAAGACAACCGCACCCGCCAGGCGGCCTGTAACCCCAACAACGGTCAGTGGGTCATTGACCCGGTCACCGATGGTTATTTCCGTATCGCCAACAACCACGACAGCAAGTTTCTGGAAGTGGAAAACTGCAGCGCCGGCGACAATGCTCGGGTACAGCAGGCCGCCTGGCGCAACAACGCTTGTCAGGAGTGGAGCCTTGAGCCGGGTGATGGTGGCCACAGCGTGATCACCAACCGGGCCACTGGCAAGCCGCTGGCGGTCGCCGGTTGTTCGGCCAACGAAAACCAGTCGGTTCTGCAGCAGAGTGAAGACAGCGTATGCAAGCAGTGGCGCCTGCAACCGATGAATGAAGTGGCCATCATCAGTGAGCAGAGCGGGCGTGTGGTCAGCGTCGCCGGCGAGGATGCCAACGTCGAGCAGCACGCCTGGACCTATGGCGACCACCAGAAGTGGCGGTTCAAGCCCACCGATTCCGGATACTTTGAGCTGAGCCCGAGCAGTGCCGATGATCAGTGTCTGGCGGTGACTGACGAAGCGGTCGTTCCCGGTGCCAATCTGGAAGTGGATGAGTGCGGCTCCAAAACCAGCCAGTGGGGCATTAAGTTCCTCGAGGGTGGCGCAGTCAGCCTGGTGAACCGCTATACCACTGAGGTAGTGGATGTGGCCAACTGCGGGCTGGCCGATGGGACCAATCTGGCGCTCGGCCCCGACCTGGAAAACCGCTGCCAGCGTTTCCATCTGCGAGCAGCGAACTGA
- a CDS encoding glycoside hydrolase family 97 protein, with the protein MNKSVLSLAMLALCLGACSNTGSGPGNNVVLSSPDGSVRVSVSLNAQGAPEYQVFHDERTVLEPSDLGIRLQSAAFEQGLSLTSASEPTLVEDHYEMHQGKQLDIHYQANEQTLRFANAEGEPLVIRLRASDDGVAFRYEFPGEGAKRFEREITSFDFPASAKAWMQRMQVVNTGFEGTNPAYEEHYEMEIPVGTESPSEAGWVFPALFHSNGDWVLLSEVGMQGNFHASRLQPESPEGEYRIGLPMEGEVFSGGERLAHDTGAFHSPWRTITVGSLADITVSTMGTDLAEPSVIADADFVEPGMASWSWGLLKDESITYDIQKWYIDYAADMGWEYTLVDVNWDQNIGYERMQELVDYAVSKEVGLILWYNSAGDWNTAPYTPRDKLLTRESRRAEFARLQAMGVRGVKVDFFPGDGQSAIAYYRDLLQDAADFELMVNHHGSTLPRGIQRTFPNMMTMESVHGMEMVTFFQETADKEPSHAAMLPFARNVFDPMDYTPTAFNHLHNPEVTRKSRNGMQLAMPVVFVSGQTHIVETPDGMAKVPEYVRAFLRDLPVVWDESRLLTGYPGKHAVFARRSGERWYIAGLNGEDEPKSLELDLSFIGDAEGTLITDGSEPRSFEQRAVEAGPLELTLAPAGGFVAVFE; encoded by the coding sequence ATGAACAAATCCGTTTTGAGTCTGGCCATGCTGGCCCTTTGTCTGGGCGCCTGCTCAAATACTGGCAGCGGCCCAGGCAATAACGTTGTATTGAGCAGTCCGGACGGTAGTGTCCGGGTCAGTGTTTCGCTGAACGCCCAGGGGGCGCCGGAATATCAGGTTTTTCATGACGAGCGAACCGTGCTCGAGCCGTCGGATCTGGGCATCCGTTTACAGAGCGCTGCTTTTGAACAAGGTCTGTCTCTGACGAGCGCATCCGAGCCGACATTGGTGGAAGACCACTATGAAATGCACCAGGGCAAACAGCTCGACATTCACTATCAGGCCAACGAGCAGACGCTGCGTTTTGCCAACGCCGAGGGTGAGCCTCTGGTGATTCGTCTGCGCGCCTCCGATGACGGCGTGGCCTTTCGCTACGAATTTCCGGGTGAGGGCGCCAAGCGTTTTGAGCGGGAAATCACCTCGTTCGATTTTCCTGCGTCGGCCAAAGCCTGGATGCAGCGCATGCAGGTGGTCAACACCGGCTTCGAAGGCACCAACCCGGCTTACGAAGAACATTACGAAATGGAAATACCGGTGGGCACCGAGTCTCCCTCGGAAGCCGGCTGGGTTTTCCCCGCCCTGTTTCACAGCAATGGCGACTGGGTGTTGCTGAGTGAAGTCGGGATGCAGGGCAACTTTCACGCCTCCCGCCTGCAGCCAGAGTCGCCGGAAGGGGAGTACCGGATCGGCCTGCCGATGGAAGGGGAGGTGTTCAGCGGGGGCGAGCGACTCGCTCATGATACCGGCGCCTTTCACTCGCCCTGGCGGACCATTACGGTCGGTAGCCTGGCCGATATTACCGTCTCCACCATGGGCACCGATCTGGCCGAGCCCTCGGTGATAGCAGACGCCGACTTTGTCGAGCCGGGGATGGCCAGCTGGAGCTGGGGGCTACTCAAAGATGAGTCGATCACCTACGACATTCAGAAGTGGTATATCGACTACGCGGCTGACATGGGCTGGGAATACACCCTGGTGGATGTGAACTGGGACCAGAACATCGGCTACGAGCGCATGCAGGAGCTGGTGGACTATGCCGTGTCCAAAGAGGTGGGGTTGATTCTCTGGTACAACTCCGCCGGAGACTGGAATACCGCGCCCTACACCCCGCGTGACAAGCTTTTGACCCGGGAATCCCGGCGGGCGGAGTTCGCCCGTCTGCAGGCAATGGGTGTGCGTGGTGTCAAAGTAGACTTTTTCCCCGGCGACGGTCAGTCCGCCATAGCCTACTATCGGGACCTGCTGCAGGATGCCGCCGACTTCGAGCTGATGGTCAACCATCACGGCTCCACTCTGCCGCGCGGCATTCAGCGGACCTTCCCGAACATGATGACCATGGAGTCGGTACACGGCATGGAGATGGTGACTTTCTTTCAGGAAACCGCCGATAAAGAACCCAGTCACGCGGCCATGCTGCCCTTTGCCCGCAACGTGTTTGACCCCATGGACTATACGCCCACGGCCTTCAACCATCTGCACAACCCAGAGGTGACCCGCAAGAGCCGAAACGGCATGCAATTGGCGATGCCGGTGGTCTTCGTGTCGGGGCAGACTCACATCGTGGAAACGCCGGACGGCATGGCGAAGGTGCCCGAGTATGTCAGGGCATTTTTGCGTGATCTTCCCGTGGTGTGGGACGAATCCCGCCTGCTGACGGGCTATCCGGGTAAGCATGCGGTGTTCGCCCGGCGCTCTGGCGAGCGTTGGTATATCGCCGGTCTCAACGGCGAGGACGAGCCGAAGTCTCTGGAATTGGACCTGTCCTTTATTGGCGATGCGGAAGGCACCCTGATCACGGACGGGAGCGAGCCCCGTTCCTTTGAGCAACGTGCCGTGGAAGCCGGCCCGCTTGAGCTGACCCTGGCGCCCGCCGGTGGGTTCGTGGCGGTTTTCGAGTAG
- the ribH gene encoding 6,7-dimethyl-8-ribityllumazine synthase, producing MSQIKVIEGDFAASEGRYALLVSRWNSFVVESLKEGALDTLRRHGIKDDQVTIYYAPGAFEFPLAAQRIAAKGEFDAIIALGAVIRGGTPHFDYVAGECTKGLAQVSLNANVPITFGVLTVDTIEQAIERSGTKAGNKGVEAATTALEMVSLLGRI from the coding sequence ATGAGTCAGATCAAGGTTATTGAAGGCGATTTCGCCGCAAGCGAAGGCCGCTACGCATTGTTGGTCAGCCGCTGGAACAGTTTTGTGGTCGAAAGCCTGAAAGAGGGCGCGCTGGACACCCTGCGTCGCCACGGTATCAAGGACGATCAGGTCACCATCTACTACGCCCCCGGCGCGTTTGAGTTCCCGTTGGCCGCCCAGCGCATTGCCGCCAAGGGTGAGTTCGACGCGATCATCGCCCTGGGTGCGGTCATTCGCGGTGGTACGCCGCACTTCGATTACGTCGCCGGTGAATGCACCAAAGGTTTGGCTCAGGTATCCCTGAACGCCAATGTGCCGATCACCTTCGGGGTGCTGACTGTCGACACCATCGAGCAGGCGATTGAGCGCTCCGGTACCAAAGCGGGCAACAAGGGCGTGGAAGCCGCCACCACCGCGCTGGAAATGGTTTCACTGCTGGGAAGAATCTGA
- a CDS encoding FadR/GntR family transcriptional regulator, translating into MAVFERNFNLSQRMTQELGKAIVCGVYPKDESLPTEAELCEQFGVSRTAVREAVKMLSAKGLISSRPRQGIRILPEQEWNIFDSDLLRWSLEGNPSLRVLREFLQMRIAIEPEAASLAARFADDAAIDAIGEALQGMRDAKTKPEEGLQADINFHVSILFASKNRFYIRLRDFIQTALNVSIRHTNVIKGDQDAIIDDHAKVYNAIRNRNPERAKAAMLLLIDEALTFIEEELAEAGETIPEPR; encoded by the coding sequence ATGGCCGTATTTGAACGCAACTTCAACCTTTCCCAGCGTATGACGCAGGAGCTGGGCAAGGCTATCGTGTGCGGTGTTTACCCCAAGGATGAAAGCCTGCCGACCGAGGCGGAGCTGTGTGAACAGTTTGGCGTGAGCCGCACGGCGGTGCGCGAGGCGGTCAAAATGCTCTCGGCCAAGGGGTTGATCTCCAGCCGTCCCCGACAGGGCATCCGGATTCTGCCCGAGCAGGAGTGGAACATTTTTGATTCGGACCTGCTGCGTTGGTCTCTGGAAGGTAACCCCTCGCTGCGGGTACTGCGTGAATTTCTCCAGATGCGTATTGCCATTGAGCCGGAAGCGGCGTCTCTGGCCGCCCGGTTTGCCGACGATGCGGCCATTGATGCGATAGGCGAGGCGCTCCAAGGGATGCGTGATGCCAAGACCAAACCGGAAGAGGGGCTTCAGGCGGACATCAATTTTCACGTCAGTATCCTGTTCGCGAGCAAGAACCGCTTCTACATTCGCCTGCGGGACTTCATTCAGACCGCGCTGAACGTCAGTATTCGCCACACCAACGTGATCAAGGGCGACCAGGACGCGATCATCGATGACCATGCGAAGGTCTATAACGCTATCCGCAACCGCAACCCGGAGCGGGCCAAGGCCGCCATGCTGCTGCTGATTGACGAGGCGCTGACCTTTATTGAGGAAGAGCTGGCCGAGGCCGGCGAAACCATCCCCGAGCCGCGCTGA
- the ribBA gene encoding bifunctional 3,4-dihydroxy-2-butanone-4-phosphate synthase/GTP cyclohydrolase II — MELNTPEELIDDLRHGKMIILMDDEDRENEGDLIMVADQVRAEDINFMSTHARGLICLTLTPERCQQLGLPLMVSDNQARYSTNFTVSIEAAEGVTTGISAADRARTVRVAVSADAKPRDIVQPGHIFPIMAQPGGVMSRAGHTEAGCDLARLAGFEPAAVIVEIMNADGSMARRPDLEAFAQTHNLKIGTIADLIHYRSVKEKTVECINRRQVDTEYGPFELRTYRDLARGDLHFVMLKGHVDPAEPTLVRVHVMDVAKDLIGLKRPGDAGKHSWNYRDALKTISEAGQGVLVLICHDESTAQVEESIDWMLSGKQPVRSPDQVYKQVGTGSQILRDLGVRKMRLMSAPMRFTALSGFDLEIVEHLEPGRQ; from the coding sequence ATGGAACTGAACACGCCGGAAGAACTGATTGACGACCTGCGTCACGGCAAGATGATCATCCTGATGGATGACGAAGATCGCGAGAATGAAGGCGACCTGATCATGGTGGCCGATCAGGTGCGGGCGGAGGACATCAACTTCATGTCCACCCACGCCCGGGGCCTGATCTGCCTGACCCTGACGCCGGAGCGCTGCCAGCAACTGGGTCTGCCGCTGATGGTATCGGATAATCAGGCCCGCTATTCCACCAACTTCACCGTCTCCATCGAGGCGGCGGAAGGGGTCACGACCGGCATTTCGGCGGCCGATCGGGCCCGCACCGTACGGGTGGCGGTCAGCGCCGACGCCAAGCCTCGGGATATTGTTCAACCCGGGCATATTTTCCCGATCATGGCCCAGCCCGGTGGTGTGATGAGCCGTGCCGGGCATACCGAAGCCGGCTGCGATCTGGCCCGCCTGGCGGGATTTGAGCCGGCGGCGGTGATTGTCGAAATCATGAATGCCGATGGCTCCATGGCCCGTCGCCCGGACCTGGAAGCCTTTGCCCAGACACACAACCTGAAAATCGGTACCATAGCGGACCTGATTCACTACCGCTCGGTCAAGGAAAAAACCGTCGAGTGCATCAACCGTCGCCAGGTGGACACCGAGTACGGCCCCTTCGAGCTGCGCACCTATCGCGATCTGGCCCGGGGCGACCTGCATTTTGTCATGCTCAAAGGGCATGTCGATCCGGCGGAGCCCACCTTGGTGCGGGTTCATGTCATGGACGTGGCGAAGGACCTGATTGGTCTCAAGCGCCCCGGCGATGCCGGCAAACACTCCTGGAATTACCGCGATGCGCTGAAAACCATCAGCGAGGCCGGGCAGGGGGTGCTGGTGCTGATCTGTCACGACGAAAGCACCGCCCAGGTAGAAGAGAGCATCGACTGGATGCTCTCCGGTAAACAGCCGGTGCGCAGCCCGGATCAGGTGTACAAACAGGTGGGTACCGGCTCCCAGATCCTGCGGGATCTGGGGGTGCGCAAAATGCGCCTGATGTCGGCGCCCATGCGCTTCACCGCCCTGTCCGGGTTTGACCTGGAAATTGTTGAACATCTCGAGCCGGGCCGCCAGTAG